The genomic stretch TACGCCGACTCCGCCTGCAAGCGCGCCTGCAGGTCGGCAATGTCCTTGGCATCGGCTGCATTGGAGATCTTCTCGCGAAGCTGGTCGATGCCGTCGATGCGCTTGGTCGCGGCATCATAGATTTGTTCGCCGAGGCTCATCTGCCCGGCGTTCTGATTTTGTACGCGGCTCAGTTCCTGGGCATAAAAATCTTCAGCGTCGGTCCGGTATGTGGAGTTACTGTCGAGGAATTTCGTGGCCGAACTGTCGAAGACGCCGGTGCCTTGGCCGTTAAACAGGCTCTCGACTGTCTTGAAGTCAGGGGGCAACGCCCTTCTGATCGCGGGGTCGTTCAATAGGCTCGCGACATCGGCCATGTCGGTGATCTTGTTGAGCGAGCCATAGAGTTGCTGGGCTTGCTCGATCTGCTGATTGAGCGCATCGAGCTGGGATTTCAGCTGGGCGATGCTTTCGATCTGTTTGGCGATCGCCGTCTGGTCGATCACCGGTATGCCTTGGGCCGAGAGGTGATTGACCGGGAGGATCAAAGCCAGAATCGTGGCAATCGCGGCGGTTTGGCGCATAACCATCAGAGCAGTCTCCTTCTTTGCTGGAATACGGCGAGCCATTCGCCGTGGTCGTCGCCAAGCTCTGCCCGGACGGCGTCGGCAAGCTCCACGTTGGCGGTTCGCCCCGACAGGATCGCAAGTTCGTCGTCAAAGCCATTGAGGTTCAGCTCTGCAACCACGCTGTTATGGCCCTGCTTGACGATGAAGCGCCGGCTTTCGACAGAGAGTTCGCGTGCGACCAGTTCGAATTCCCGTCCGGTCAGCTTGAAACCGTCGACATAGTCGCCTTGGTCGCCGCGCGGATTGGGTAGGAAAATCTGTGTCGGGCACTGCTCAATGATCGTATGCGCGATCGGCGAGGCGATCGCATCGCGCGGACTTTGAGTGGCAAACAGCATCAGTCCGTTCTGCTTGCGGATGGTTTTGAGCTTGTTCTGGGCGAGTTCGCGAAAACCCTCGTCCTTTAGCGCCTTCCAGAACTCGTCGATGACGATGATGATGCGGCGACCGTCTATCAGTTGCTCGATGCGGTAGAAGAGATAGGCCATAAGAGGCGTGCGGATCTCCTCGTTGTCGAGGAAATCGGTCATGTCGTAGCCGATGAACTTCGCGCCAATGCCAATGTCGTCGAGCTCATTGTCGAACACCCAGCCGAGCGGCCCTCCCCTCTCCCAGCGCCTGAGCCGCGACGCGATACCTTCGGGATCGGTATTGTTGAGAAATGTCCGAAGCGCGCCGATCGAGCGGCGCTCAACGGGAAGGTCGGC from Sinorhizobium alkalisoli encodes the following:
- the virB5 gene encoding P-type DNA transfer protein VirB5, giving the protein MRQTAAIATILALILPVNHLSAQGIPVIDQTAIAKQIESIAQLKSQLDALNQQIEQAQQLYGSLNKITDMADVASLLNDPAIRRALPPDFKTVESLFNGQGTGVFDSSATKFLDSNSTYRTDAEDFYAQELSRVQNQNAGQMSLGEQIYDAATKRIDGIDQLREKISNAADAKDIADLQARLQAESAYLQTDVLRMQGLQMIQSAQGEVNDQRKAEDWRQRMDTMGAALP